TGCCGAATTCCTATTCCGGCTCACCGATGGTGAGGGTAAGCTCCGGCAATCCTTCAATACTTGCGACCAGACGGTCACCCGGCCCGACGGCGCCGACCCCGGCCGGCGTGCCGGTATAGATCAGGTCCCCTTTCTTCAGGTGCATGGAATTGGAAATGAGGGAGACAATTTCCCGCACAGTCCAGATCATCTGGGAAATATCCGCGTCCTGCCGAACCTCCCCATTGACGCTCAGCCGGATTTCACCACTGGTCAGCTCACCGGTCTTTTTGATCGGCGTCAGGGCGGAACAGGGCGCGGAATTGTCAAACCCCTTGGCCCAGTCCCAGGGGCGGCCCGCATCACGGGCCTTGGCCTGCAGGTCCCGACGGGTCAGGTCGATGCCGATACCGTAGCCGAAAATCATTTCCGGAACCTGCTCTTCCGGAACCCGGAAGCCGTCGGCGCCGATAGCCACCACCAGTTCCCCCTCATAATGGAAATTTTCCGTCTCCGGCGGATAGGGAATGGTACTGCCGCTTTCCACCACTGCATCGGCCGGCTTGGTGAAAAACATCGGCTCGCCCCGGGTCGGCTGAAGTCCCATTTCAAGGGCATGGGCTTCATAGTTGCGGCCGACACAGAATATGCGACGGACCGGGAAGCGGGCGTCGCTGCCAGCGATCGCCACACTGGGAATGGCGGGGGGCTCAAAGATATAACTCATGTCGATGTCTCCTCCTGATCAGTTCTATGATTAACTGATCACCGGCCGGACACAATGAAAATATTGCTGCCCCTGCCCCCCTGCCTATTTCACATTGAAGGTGACCGGTGTCATATTTTCGGTGTCGAGCCGGACGCTGATCCCGGGAGTGAGGGCCTCTGCCGCAGTGGCGCCGCCGGCCATCACATGCCAGCCCGCCTCGAGCCGGCCGCCGTCTTTGCCCACCAGCCGCGCCGCCCCGATGAGGGCCCGCAGCGGATCGCCGAGAATGGCAGAGGTGGAGCCGGACTGCACCTCTTCGCCGTCAAAGCTGATCGCCATGGCGAGATCGGCAATGTCGGTGTCGGCCGGATACCAGTCGCCGACCACATAGCTGGAGGTGGAGGTGTTGTCCGCCACCACATCCGGCAGATTGAATTTGAAATTCTCGTAGCGGCTGTCGATGATCTCCAGCGCCGGCGCCACGGCGTCCACGGCGGCCAGCGCTTCCTCGGGGCTCACCTCGCCGGCCAGCGGCGCCCTGAGGCGGAAGCAGATTTCCGGCTCGACCCGGGGATGAACATAATGTTTGAGGTCGATCTCGCCGCCGTTGTCCACCAGCATCACATTGGTGAGCCGGCCCCAGATCATTTCCTTGAGCCCCATCTGCTTCATCTTGGCTTCACTGGTGAAGCCCATCTTGACCCCGACCTGATGCTCGCCGCGGGCGTAGCGCCGGGCGAGCGAGAGCGCCTGCACCTGATAGGCTTCTTCCAGGGTCAGGTCGTGACCGGTTTCCGACAGCTGCGGAATCGCCGTCGCGGTACGCGCGGCGTCATCAACGATTTTAGCTATTTCGTTCAGGTCTTTGCTCATCTCAATGGGTCTCCCTACAACTTGACGCAGACGTTTCTCAGTTCGGTATAGAATTCCAGGCTGTGCACCCCGCCCTCGCGGCCGATGCCGGACTGCTTGGTGCCGCCGAAAGCGGTGCGCAGGTCGCGCAGGAACCAGCTGTTGACCCAGCAGATGCCGCAGTCGATCTGTGCCGCGACCCGGTGACCGCGGGACATATTCTCGGTCCACACTGCCGACGCCAAACCGTAAACCGTGTCATTGGCCCGCGCGATCACTTCCTCTTCCTCATCGAACGGCGTGATATGGCAACAGGGGCCGAAGATTTCTTCCCTCATGACCGCACTGTCGTCGCCAAGCCCGGTCCAGATGGTCGGCTCGACCCAGGCGCCGTCCTTCAGGTCGTCCGGCATGTCCGGCACGCCGCCGCCAATGACCACGGTC
This DNA window, taken from Emcibacter nanhaiensis, encodes the following:
- a CDS encoding fumarylacetoacetate hydrolase family protein, coding for MSYIFEPPAIPSVAIAGSDARFPVRRIFCVGRNYEAHALEMGLQPTRGEPMFFTKPADAVVESGSTIPYPPETENFHYEGELVVAIGADGFRVPEEQVPEMIFGYGIGIDLTRRDLQAKARDAGRPWDWAKGFDNSAPCSALTPIKKTGELTSGEIRLSVNGEVRQDADISQMIWTVREIVSLISNSMHLKKGDLIYTGTPAGVGAVGPGDRLVASIEGLPELTLTIGEPE
- a CDS encoding 2-keto-4-pentenoate hydratase; its protein translation is MSKDLNEIAKIVDDAARTATAIPQLSETGHDLTLEEAYQVQALSLARRYARGEHQVGVKMGFTSEAKMKQMGLKEMIWGRLTNVMLVDNGGEIDLKHYVHPRVEPEICFRLRAPLAGEVSPEEALAAVDAVAPALEIIDSRYENFKFNLPDVVADNTSTSSYVVGDWYPADTDIADLAMAISFDGEEVQSGSTSAILGDPLRALIGAARLVGKDGGRLEAGWHVMAGGATAAEALTPGISVRLDTENMTPVTFNVK